A genomic region of Pseudomonas sp. RSB 5.4 contains the following coding sequences:
- a CDS encoding branched-chain amino acid ABC transporter substrate-binding protein, whose protein sequence is MSQTFYKKGFLALAVATALGVSAFAQADVKIGVAGPMTGANAAFGEQYMKGAQAAADAVNAAGGVNGEKIVLVKGDDACEPKQAVTVAKDLVNQKVAGVVGHFCSSSTIPASEIYDEAGVIAITPGSTNPQVTERGLSAMFRMCGRDDQQGIVAGDYIVDVLKGKKVAVIHDKDTYGQGLADATKAQLIKRGVTPVIYEGLTRGEKDFSALVTKIRAAGADVVYFGGLHPEAGPLVKQLRTEGLKDVKFMSDDGIVTDELVTTAGGPQYVDGVLMTFGADPRLLPESKAVVEQFRKAGTEPEGYTLYAYASIQALAAGFNGAKSNSGEKAAEWLKANPVKTVMGEKSWDKKGDLKVSDYVVYQWDASGKYHQLEKQK, encoded by the coding sequence ATGTCCCAGACGTTTTACAAGAAAGGCTTTCTGGCCCTCGCAGTGGCTACTGCGTTGGGTGTTTCTGCGTTTGCTCAAGCTGATGTGAAAATCGGTGTAGCGGGTCCAATGACTGGCGCCAACGCGGCATTTGGCGAGCAGTACATGAAGGGTGCACAGGCAGCGGCGGACGCGGTCAACGCGGCGGGCGGCGTCAACGGCGAGAAAATCGTACTGGTCAAGGGCGATGACGCCTGCGAACCGAAGCAGGCGGTGACGGTTGCCAAGGACCTGGTCAACCAGAAAGTTGCCGGCGTGGTCGGTCACTTCTGCTCTTCCTCCACCATTCCAGCCTCGGAAATCTACGACGAAGCTGGCGTTATCGCGATCACCCCGGGTTCCACCAACCCGCAGGTGACCGAGCGCGGTCTGAGCGCGATGTTCCGTATGTGCGGGCGTGACGACCAGCAAGGCATTGTCGCTGGCGACTACATCGTCGACGTGCTCAAGGGCAAGAAAGTCGCGGTGATCCACGACAAGGACACCTACGGTCAAGGTCTGGCCGATGCGACCAAGGCTCAGTTGATCAAGCGCGGCGTGACCCCGGTGATTTACGAAGGCCTGACCCGTGGCGAGAAAGACTTCAGCGCCCTGGTCACCAAGATCCGCGCCGCTGGCGCCGACGTCGTGTACTTCGGCGGTCTGCATCCGGAAGCCGGCCCACTGGTCAAGCAACTGCGCACCGAAGGCCTGAAAGACGTGAAGTTCATGTCTGACGACGGCATCGTTACCGACGAACTGGTGACCACCGCCGGTGGCCCGCAATACGTCGACGGCGTGCTGATGACTTTCGGCGCCGACCCGCGCCTGCTGCCGGAAAGCAAGGCCGTGGTCGAGCAGTTCCGCAAGGCCGGGACTGAACCTGAAGGCTACACCCTGTACGCCTACGCTTCGATTCAGGCCCTGGCGGCCGGTTTCAATGGCGCCAAGTCCAACAGTGGCGAAAAAGCCGCCGAGTGGCTGAAGGCCAACCCGGTGAAAACCGTCATGGGCGAGAAGTCCTGGGACAAGAAAGGCGACCTGAAAGTGTCCGACTACGTGGTTTACCAGTGGGACGCGAGCGGCAAATACCATCAGCTGGAAAAACAGAAGTAA
- a CDS encoding branched-chain amino acid ABC transporter permease, which yields MDGIFLQQLVNGLTLGSVYGLIAIGYTMVYGIIGMINFAHGEVYMISAYLAAISLALLAYFGIESFPLLMLGTLVFTIVVTGVYGWVIERVAYKPLRNSTRLAPLISAIGISLILQNYAQISQGARQQGVPTLLTGAWRIDVGTGFVQLTYTKVFILVAAFVGMGLLTYVIKYTKLGRMCRATQQDRKMASILGINTDRVISYVFIIGAAMAALAGVLITMNYGTFDFYAGFVIGIKAFTAAVLGGIGSLPGAMLGGIILGISESLFSGLVNSDYKDVFSFSLLVLVLVFRPQGLLGRPLVSKV from the coding sequence ATGGATGGTATTTTCCTGCAGCAACTGGTCAACGGCCTGACCCTCGGGTCGGTCTATGGCCTGATCGCCATCGGCTACACAATGGTCTACGGCATCATCGGCATGATCAACTTCGCCCACGGCGAGGTTTACATGATTTCCGCTTACCTCGCGGCAATCAGTCTGGCTCTGCTGGCTTACTTCGGTATCGAATCCTTCCCGCTGTTGATGCTCGGCACGCTGGTCTTCACCATCGTCGTCACCGGCGTCTATGGCTGGGTAATCGAACGCGTCGCCTACAAACCTCTGCGCAACTCCACCCGACTGGCACCACTGATCAGTGCCATCGGCATCTCCCTGATCCTGCAAAACTATGCCCAGATCAGCCAGGGCGCCCGCCAACAGGGTGTTCCGACGCTGCTCACCGGTGCCTGGCGCATCGACGTCGGCACAGGTTTCGTCCAGCTCACCTACACCAAGGTGTTCATTCTGGTCGCCGCGTTCGTCGGCATGGGCCTGCTGACCTACGTGATCAAGTACACCAAGCTCGGCCGCATGTGCCGCGCCACCCAGCAAGACCGCAAGATGGCTTCGATTCTCGGGATCAACACCGACCGGGTGATTTCCTACGTGTTCATCATCGGTGCAGCGATGGCGGCCCTGGCCGGCGTGCTGATCACCATGAACTACGGCACGTTCGACTTCTACGCAGGCTTCGTCATCGGCATCAAGGCGTTCACCGCCGCCGTGCTTGGCGGGATCGGCTCACTGCCCGGCGCGATGCTCGGCGGGATCATTCTCGGGATCTCCGAGTCGCTGTTCTCGGGCCTGGTCAACTCCGACTACAAAGACGTGTTCAGCTTCTCGCTGCTCGTACTTGTTCTGGTCTTCCGGCCTCAGGGTCTGTTGGGCCGTCCTCTTGTGTCGAAGGTGTAA
- the livM gene encoding high-affinity branched-chain amino acid ABC transporter permease LivM, protein MSSTTQKSIDIKKSLVEAILAGLIALIVFGPIVGVVLEGYSFNLEPTRVAWLIGIVMIGRFVLSLFLQTPRGLKILDGFESTGSGVHVLPADHKSSLRWIIPLLIVLAVIVPFVSNSYLLGVVILGLIYVLLGLGLNIVVGLAGLLDLGYVAFYAIGAYGLALGYQYLGLGFWTVLPLAAITAGLAGCILGFPVLRLHGDYLAIVTLGFGEIIRLILNNWLSLTGGPNGMPAPLPTFFGLEFGKRAKDGGVPFHEFFGIAYNPDVKYYFIYAVLFLVVLAVLYIKHRLVKMPVGRAWEALREDEIACRSMGLNHVLVKLSAFTIGASTAGLAGVFFATYQGFVNPTSFTFFESALILAIVVLGGMGSTIGVVIAAFVLTVAPELLRGFAEYRVLLFGILMVLMMIWRPRGLIRISRTGVTPRKGAIHYERTAP, encoded by the coding sequence ATGTCTTCAACCACCCAAAAATCCATCGATATCAAAAAAAGTCTGGTTGAGGCGATTCTGGCCGGCCTCATTGCCCTGATCGTGTTCGGCCCGATTGTCGGCGTCGTGCTCGAAGGCTACAGCTTCAATCTTGAGCCGACCCGCGTCGCGTGGCTTATCGGCATCGTGATGATTGGCCGTTTTGTCTTGAGTCTGTTTCTGCAGACGCCCAGGGGCCTGAAGATTCTCGACGGATTCGAGAGCACCGGTTCCGGTGTACACGTACTGCCTGCCGATCATAAATCCTCGCTGCGCTGGATCATCCCGCTGCTGATTGTGCTCGCGGTCATCGTGCCGTTTGTCTCCAACTCGTACCTGCTGGGCGTGGTCATCCTCGGGTTGATCTACGTGCTGCTGGGGCTGGGGCTGAACATCGTGGTCGGTCTGGCCGGCCTGCTCGACCTCGGTTACGTGGCGTTCTACGCCATCGGTGCCTACGGTCTGGCGCTGGGTTATCAATACCTCGGGCTGGGCTTCTGGACCGTGCTGCCACTGGCGGCGATCACCGCGGGCTTGGCCGGCTGCATCCTCGGTTTCCCGGTGCTGCGTCTGCACGGTGACTATCTGGCGATCGTGACCCTGGGCTTCGGTGAAATCATCCGCCTGATCCTCAACAACTGGCTGTCGCTGACCGGCGGTCCGAACGGGATGCCGGCGCCACTGCCGACGTTCTTTGGTCTGGAATTCGGCAAACGGGCCAAGGATGGTGGGGTGCCGTTCCATGAGTTTTTCGGCATCGCCTACAACCCGGACGTGAAGTATTACTTCATCTACGCGGTGTTGTTCCTGGTGGTGCTGGCCGTGCTGTACATCAAGCATCGTCTGGTGAAAATGCCGGTGGGTCGCGCCTGGGAAGCCCTGCGCGAAGATGAAATCGCCTGCCGCTCGATGGGCCTGAACCACGTATTGGTCAAGCTCTCGGCGTTCACCATCGGTGCATCGACTGCAGGCCTGGCCGGGGTGTTTTTCGCCACCTACCAGGGCTTCGTCAACCCGACCTCGTTCACCTTCTTCGAATCGGCACTGATCCTCGCCATCGTCGTGCTCGGCGGCATGGGCTCGACCATCGGCGTGGTGATTGCAGCGTTCGTGCTGACGGTTGCCCCGGAACTGCTGCGCGGCTTCGCCGAATACCGCGTGCTGCTGTTCGGCATCCTGATGGTGTTGATGATGATCTGGCGACCACGCGGGCTGATCCGCATCAGCCGTACCGGGGTCACTCCACGCAAAGGTGCCATTCACTATGAGAGGACTGCGCCATGA
- a CDS encoding ATP-binding cassette domain-containing protein — protein sequence MSEVVLSVEKLMMHFGGIKALSDVSLKVKRNSIFALIGPNGAGKTTVFNCLTGFYKASGGKIELNVRGKQTNVIQLLGESFKPTDFVSPKSFLSRLYYKMFGGTHLVNRAGLARTFQNIRLFKEMSVLENLLVAQHMWVNRNMLAGILNTKGYRKAESDALDCAFYWLEVVDLVDCANRLAGELSYGQQRRLEIARAMCTRPQIICLDEPAAGLNPQETEALSAMIRLLRDEHDLTVVLIEHDMGMVMSISDHIVVLDHGVVIAEGGPDAIRHDPKVIAAYLGADEEELV from the coding sequence ATGAGTGAAGTCGTACTCTCTGTGGAAAAACTGATGATGCACTTCGGTGGCATCAAGGCCTTGAGCGATGTCAGCCTCAAGGTCAAACGCAACTCGATCTTCGCCCTGATCGGCCCCAACGGCGCCGGCAAGACCACGGTGTTCAACTGCCTGACCGGGTTCTACAAGGCCTCCGGCGGCAAGATCGAACTCAACGTGCGCGGCAAGCAGACCAACGTGATCCAGCTGCTGGGCGAATCGTTCAAGCCGACTGATTTCGTGTCGCCGAAAAGCTTCCTCAGTCGCCTGTACTACAAGATGTTCGGCGGTACGCACCTGGTGAACCGCGCCGGCCTGGCCCGGACGTTCCAGAACATTCGCCTGTTCAAGGAAATGTCGGTGCTGGAAAACCTGTTGGTGGCGCAGCACATGTGGGTCAACCGCAACATGCTCGCCGGCATCCTCAACACCAAGGGTTACCGCAAGGCCGAAAGCGATGCGCTGGACTGCGCGTTCTACTGGCTGGAAGTGGTCGATCTGGTGGACTGCGCCAACCGTCTGGCCGGTGAACTGTCCTACGGCCAGCAACGCCGTCTGGAGATCGCCCGGGCCATGTGCACGCGGCCGCAGATCATCTGCCTCGACGAACCGGCCGCCGGCCTCAACCCTCAGGAAACCGAAGCGCTGAGCGCGATGATCCGGCTGCTGCGCGACGAGCATGATCTGACCGTGGTGCTGATCGAACACGACATGGGCATGGTCATGAGCATTTCCGACCACATCGTGGTGCTGGATCACGGCGTGGTCATCGCCGAAGGCGGGCCTGACGCGATCCGCCATGATCCAAAAGTGATTGCCGCCTACCTGGGCGCCGACGAAGAGGAGCTGGTATGA
- a CDS encoding ABC transporter ATP-binding protein, whose product MSKPILELKDLDVFYGPIQALKGVSLQINEGETVSLIGSNGAGKSTLLMSIFGQPRAAGGQILYQGVDITHKSSHYIASNGIAQSPEGRRVFPDMTVEENLLMGTIPIGDKYAKEDMQRMFELFPRLEERRTQRAMTMSGGEQQMLAIARALMSRPKLLLLDEPSLGLAPIVVKQIFATLRELAKTGMTIFLVEQNANHALKLSDRAYVMVNGEIRLTGTGKELLVNEEVRNAYLGGH is encoded by the coding sequence ATGAGCAAACCGATCCTCGAACTGAAAGACCTGGACGTGTTCTACGGCCCGATCCAGGCCCTCAAAGGCGTGTCGCTGCAGATCAACGAAGGCGAGACCGTCAGCCTGATCGGCTCCAACGGCGCGGGTAAATCGACGCTGCTGATGTCGATCTTCGGCCAGCCGCGCGCGGCGGGCGGGCAGATCCTCTATCAAGGCGTCGACATCACCCATAAGTCCTCGCACTACATCGCCTCCAACGGCATCGCGCAGTCGCCGGAAGGGCGGCGGGTGTTCCCCGACATGACCGTCGAGGAGAACCTGCTGATGGGCACCATCCCGATTGGCGACAAGTACGCCAAGGAGGACATGCAGCGCATGTTCGAGCTGTTCCCACGGCTCGAAGAGCGTCGTACCCAGCGGGCGATGACCATGTCCGGCGGCGAGCAGCAAATGCTCGCCATTGCCCGCGCCCTGATGAGCCGGCCGAAACTGCTGCTGCTCGATGAACCGAGCCTGGGCCTGGCGCCGATCGTAGTGAAGCAGATTTTCGCCACCCTGCGGGAACTGGCGAAAACCGGCATGACCATTTTCCTCGTCGAGCAGAACGCCAACCATGCGCTGAAGCTGTCGGATCGGGCATATGTAATGGTCAACGGCGAGATTCGCCTGACTGGCACTGGTAAAGAGCTGCTGGTGAATGAGGAGGTGCGCAACGCTTATCTGGGCGGGCACTGA
- a CDS encoding SDR family oxidoreductase has product MSNTLFITGATSGFGEACARRFAEAGWKLVLTGRREERLNALCAELSKQTEVHGLVLDVRDRKAMEEAIANLPPSFAKLRGLINNAGLALGVDPAPKCDLDDWDTMVDTNVKGLMYSTRLLLPRLIAHGRGAGIVNLGSIAGNYPYPGSHVYGATKAFVKQFSLNLRCDLQGTGVRVSNIEPGLCESEFSLVRFAGDQERYNATYAGAEPIQPQDIAETIFWVLNAPAHININSLELMPVSQTWAGFAIERNKA; this is encoded by the coding sequence ATGTCCAACACCCTGTTTATTACCGGCGCGACGTCCGGTTTTGGTGAAGCCTGTGCCCGTCGTTTTGCCGAGGCAGGCTGGAAACTGGTGCTGACCGGTCGTCGTGAGGAACGCCTCAATGCGCTGTGCGCAGAACTGTCGAAGCAGACCGAAGTGCATGGTCTGGTGCTCGACGTGCGTGACCGCAAGGCGATGGAAGAGGCAATTGCCAATCTGCCGCCGTCGTTCGCCAAGCTGCGTGGCCTGATCAACAACGCCGGGCTGGCGCTGGGCGTCGATCCGGCGCCCAAATGCGACCTCGACGACTGGGACACCATGGTCGATACCAACGTCAAAGGCCTGATGTACAGCACCCGTCTGCTGTTGCCACGTTTGATCGCCCACGGCCGTGGCGCCGGTATCGTCAACCTCGGCTCGATCGCCGGTAACTACCCGTACCCGGGCAGCCACGTGTATGGCGCGACCAAGGCGTTCGTCAAGCAATTCTCGCTGAACTTGCGCTGCGACCTGCAGGGCACTGGCGTGCGCGTCAGCAACATCGAGCCCGGCCTGTGCGAAAGCGAGTTCTCGCTGGTGCGTTTTGCCGGTGATCAGGAGCGCTACAACGCGACCTACGCCGGGGCCGAGCCGATCCAGCCGCAGGACATCGCCGAGACCATCTTCTGGGTACTCAACGCGCCAGCACACATCAACATCAACAGCCTGGAGCTGATGCCGGTGAGCCAGACCTGGGCCGGTTTTGCGATTGAGCGTAACAAGGCCTGA
- a CDS encoding cation diffusion facilitator family transporter has translation MSNRGEQSLLKQSTILMFAVSIAGIATGFVSGSQSILFDGFFSLIATFIKVLMLITARLIAKESNHRFQFGFWHLEPMVLLIEGSFLLLIAIYAFLNGVFGIINGGREIELGLVIIYAAVFTVVEFAYFFYVRRRNRKLKSSLIQFDNISWLVDAMLSVGLLISFLAALLLKAQGFDEWAKFVDPLILIVLALTMLPPAFKILGPALRDVLGIAPDTLDDQVRQVMEAAKVEHGFDDYVTYVQKHGRARFIEIHVVLPADYALSSVGQLDVLREEISAQLGEPDAARWLTISFTGDKKWIA, from the coding sequence GTGAGTAACCGAGGTGAGCAGTCACTGCTCAAACAATCGACCATCCTGATGTTCGCGGTGTCGATTGCCGGGATCGCTACCGGTTTTGTTTCAGGTTCCCAATCCATCCTTTTCGATGGTTTTTTCTCGCTGATCGCAACGTTCATCAAAGTGCTGATGCTGATCACCGCCCGGCTGATCGCCAAAGAGAGCAATCACCGCTTCCAGTTCGGTTTCTGGCATCTGGAGCCGATGGTGCTGCTGATCGAAGGCAGCTTCCTGCTGTTGATCGCGATCTATGCCTTTCTCAACGGTGTGTTCGGCATCATCAACGGCGGCCGTGAGATCGAACTGGGGCTGGTGATCATTTATGCGGCAGTGTTCACCGTCGTCGAGTTCGCCTACTTCTTCTACGTGCGTCGGCGCAATCGCAAGCTCAAATCCAGCCTGATCCAGTTCGACAACATCAGCTGGCTGGTGGACGCGATGCTCTCGGTCGGCCTGTTGATCAGTTTTCTCGCCGCGTTGCTGCTCAAGGCCCAGGGCTTTGACGAGTGGGCGAAGTTTGTCGACCCGCTGATCCTGATCGTCCTGGCGCTGACCATGTTGCCACCGGCGTTCAAGATCCTCGGCCCGGCGTTGCGCGATGTACTGGGTATTGCCCCGGACACCCTGGATGATCAGGTGCGCCAAGTGATGGAGGCGGCAAAGGTCGAGCATGGTTTCGACGATTACGTGACCTACGTGCAGAAGCACGGGCGGGCGCGGTTTATCGAGATTCATGTGGTGTTGCCGGCGGATTATGCGCTGAGCAGCGTAGGTCAGCTGGATGTGTTGCGGGAGGAAATCTCGGCGCAGCTCGGCGAGCCGGATGCGGCACGCTGGTTGACGATCAGCTTTACCGGTGACAAGAAGTGGATTGCCTGA